The following are encoded together in the Chiloscyllium plagiosum isolate BGI_BamShark_2017 chromosome 19, ASM401019v2, whole genome shotgun sequence genome:
- the klhl42 gene encoding kelch-like protein 42: protein MSSEEIIAIIIDGKTYNVSKSKLIEESDYFKALYNSGMKESEEGSVQLQGLSAHGLELVIEFINTSKVHFDNETLEDLVETASFLQVSSILKLLLSEVKVDNCVELYKLSEIYGITDLRNACLRFMVCHYHPMLRRQEFRHLPNTLRQQVREMRLKGTAVLVAVGDFFSTSLDQSLDEAWSMLRYDEVGQRWLPLANSLPPDMVNVRGYGSVVLNNYLFIIGGYRMTSQEISAAHCYNPCKNEWNQIAPMNQKRSNFKLVAVSEKLYAVGGQSLCNVECYNPEMDWWSFVASMPDPLVEFSACECKGMIYVMGGYTTRDRNMNILRYCPTSDAWTVLESCELHIRKQQMVSVEDTIYLVGGCIHEKGGSRKGSHTEDMLTIQSYNVNTREWLHLKENTSKSGLNLTCTLHNDGIYIISRDIAPTTSLEHRVFLKYNLFSDMWEAFRRFPAFGQNTLLCSLYFPNII, encoded by the exons ATGTCCTCTGAAGAAATCATAGCTATCATAATCGACGGTAAGACGTACAATGTCAGCAAGAGTAAGTTAATTGAGGAAAGCGATTATTTCAAAGCCCTCTATAACTCTGGAATGAAGGAATCCGAAGAGGGCTCGGTGCAGCTGCAGGGCTTGAGTGCTCATGGTCTGGAGTTAGTCATTGAATTCATCAATACTTCCAAAGTACATTTTGACAACGAGACCTTGGAAGATTTAGTGGAAACAGCGTCTTTTCTCCAGGTGTCTTCCATCTTGAAGCTGCTCCTCTCTGAGGTTAAGGTGGATAACTGCGTGGAGTTATATAAACTTTCTGAAATTTATGGAATCACTGATCTGAGAAATGCCTGTCTCAGGTTCATGGTATGTCACTACCACCCAATGCTGAGGAGGCAGGAATTTAGGCATCTGCCCAACACTTTGCGTCAACAAGTCAGGGAGATGCGCCTTAAAGGCACAGCTGTCTTGGtggcagtgggggatttctttagCACCTCCTTGGACCAGTCTCTTGATGAGGCCTGGTCAATGCTGAGATATGATGAGGTTGGACAGAGATGGCTACCCCTGGCGAACAGCCTCCCTCCGGACATGGTGAATGTGAGAGGCTACGGTTCTGTAGTCCTGAACAATTACCTTTTCATCATTGGCGGATATAGAATGACTAGTCAAGAGATCTCGGCTGCACATTGCTACAATCCTTGCAAAAATGAGTGGAATCAGATTGCACCAATGAATCAAAAAAG ATCAAATTTTAAACTTGTAGCTGTCAGTGAGAAATTGTATGCAGTCGGTGGTCAGTCCCTTTGCAATGTTGAATGTTACAATCCAGAGATGGATTGGTGGAGTTTTGTAGCCTCAATGCCAGATCCTCTTGTGGAGTTCTCAGCCTGTGAGTGCAAAGGGATGATCTATGTAATGGGTGGATACACAACACGAG ATAGAAATATGAACATTTTACGGTACTGCCCTACCTCAGATGCTTGGACTGTCCTAGAATCCTGTGAACTTCATATTCGTAAACAACAAATGGTGTCTGTGGAAGATACAATTTACCTTGTTGGTGGCTGCATCCATGAGAAAGGTGGAAGTAGGAAGGGAAGTCATACTGAAGATATGCTTACAATTCAGTCCTACAATGTGAACACTAGGGAATGGCTCCACCTCAAGGAAAACACATCGAAATCTGGATTAAATTTGACTTGTACATTGCACAATGATGGGATCTACATTATAAGTAGAGATATTGCACCAACAACCAGCCTTGAACATCGTGTATTCCTCAAGTACAATCTATTTTCAGATATGTGGGAAGCATTCCGacgttttccagcatttggacaAAATACTTTACTTTGCTCATTGTATTTCCCTAACATAATTTAA